A genomic region of Marinobacter sp. NP-4(2019) contains the following coding sequences:
- a CDS encoding M24 family metallopeptidase, translating into MDFNAYQKELSGTARGEECPFPPEEFERRLVRVRSRMSEEDISALLITDPADIFYLTGYSTFEVSVHVALVVTPSDLLLQVPSIEMGPAMVTTRVTRVVGYRWEGIGEVLIPLVDALTGFEDQVGVDFWHGSLRHGVIEGIRARLPDVRFVDSGALLKKVRKVKSAAELEYLRQSARITVIGLDAAVSAIQPGMTDNDIAAIGAEALLSAGSEFMSMQPIVTVGPRSGVIHANHKRCPIGTGDVVFLEFGAAWQRYTAPMMQTVVVGEPNRRMQKVFDGCRRVVDALQANIRPGVTFDFAAQAAEKALAPLAREVFFSGVFGYTVGAQFPPSWVEGSGFIARGQSSAFQPGMVFHLPICLRVPGQWGIGCSETIVVTDKGTECLTCNPWRLSLQP; encoded by the coding sequence ATGGATTTTAATGCGTACCAGAAAGAGTTGTCCGGTACCGCAAGAGGGGAAGAGTGCCCGTTCCCACCTGAAGAATTTGAACGACGGCTGGTCCGGGTACGCTCCCGCATGTCGGAAGAAGATATCAGCGCGCTGCTGATAACGGATCCCGCCGATATTTTCTATCTCACCGGTTATAGCACCTTTGAAGTGTCGGTGCATGTGGCGCTGGTGGTTACTCCTTCCGATCTGTTGCTCCAGGTGCCGTCCATCGAGATGGGGCCTGCTATGGTGACCACCAGGGTAACGCGGGTGGTCGGCTATCGTTGGGAGGGTATCGGTGAGGTCCTGATACCGCTGGTCGATGCGCTGACCGGTTTTGAGGACCAGGTTGGCGTTGATTTTTGGCACGGTTCCCTGCGCCATGGTGTCATTGAGGGGATTCGGGCCCGTCTGCCGGATGTCCGCTTCGTGGACAGCGGCGCACTGCTGAAAAAGGTCCGTAAGGTGAAGTCTGCCGCCGAGCTGGAATACCTGCGACAGAGTGCCCGAATCACGGTAATTGGACTGGACGCGGCTGTATCCGCGATTCAGCCCGGAATGACTGACAATGACATCGCCGCGATCGGGGCGGAAGCCCTGTTATCCGCCGGCAGTGAATTCATGAGCATGCAGCCCATCGTCACCGTGGGCCCCCGAAGCGGGGTCATTCACGCCAACCACAAGCGGTGCCCGATTGGCACCGGAGATGTTGTGTTTCTGGAATTCGGTGCTGCCTGGCAACGTTATACCGCACCTATGATGCAAACCGTGGTGGTTGGAGAGCCCAACCGCCGGATGCAAAAGGTTTTTGATGGTTGCCGGCGGGTGGTCGACGCCCTGCAGGCGAACATCCGGCCCGGAGTGACCTTTGACTTTGCCGCGCAGGCAGCTGAAAAGGCGCTGGCGCCACTGGCCAGGGAGGTCTTTTTTTCCGGGGTATTTGGCTACACGGTCGGGGCGCAGTTTCCGCCTTCCTGGGTCGAAGGCTCCGGATTTATTGCCCGGGGCCAGTCGTCTGCGTTCCAGCCAGGCATGGTATTTCATTTGCCCATATGTCTGAGGGTTCCCGGGCAGTGGGGCATTGGTTGCAGTGAAACGATTGTAGTGACGGACAAGGGTACGGAATGTCTGACCTGCAATCCCTGGAGGTTGTCACTTCAGCCGTAA
- a CDS encoding DUF2059 domain-containing protein, translating to MKAFSQIKPVLVSIALLWGSAHAAPSAETVLQASPIDDIVAQYPAMMSQGIRQGLKQSGRLPPFAADSIGHVVSSSYSAAEIQARIVSGLEASLSDQQLQSVMDWYQTPVAKKIAEAEVAASRPEAWAEIQARAPELNRRFRGSERAGMFDRFDKASRATESAVDTSIAVQLGLASALAAFKGDKGASFDQIQRQIEGQRGMLEGMVGQQVYDSYLFTYQDISAAELDLYIRFLESHAGSQFSQVVTDSIQQAITDPIESIGSQMVRMIRPSN from the coding sequence ATGAAAGCGTTTTCCCAAATTAAACCCGTTTTAGTATCCATCGCCTTGCTGTGGGGCAGTGCCCACGCAGCCCCTTCCGCAGAAACCGTGCTGCAGGCTTCTCCCATTGACGATATTGTCGCCCAGTACCCAGCGATGATGAGCCAGGGCATACGGCAGGGCCTGAAGCAAAGCGGTCGGCTACCACCCTTTGCCGCCGATTCCATCGGTCATGTGGTCAGCAGCAGTTACAGTGCGGCGGAGATTCAGGCGCGGATTGTCTCCGGCCTGGAGGCATCTCTTAGCGATCAGCAGTTGCAGTCGGTGATGGATTGGTACCAAACCCCCGTGGCGAAAAAAATTGCAGAAGCGGAAGTGGCGGCCTCCCGGCCGGAAGCCTGGGCGGAGATTCAGGCCCGGGCTCCGGAGCTGAATCGCCGCTTCCGGGGCAGTGAGCGGGCCGGTATGTTTGATCGCTTTGACAAGGCATCCCGGGCGACCGAGAGTGCGGTGGATACTTCCATCGCCGTTCAGTTGGGACTGGCGTCGGCGTTGGCTGCATTCAAGGGTGACAAGGGGGCTTCTTTTGATCAGATCCAGCGTCAGATTGAAGGCCAGCGTGGCATGCTCGAGGGCATGGTGGGCCAGCAGGTCTATGACAGCTATCTGTTCACCTATCAGGATATCAGTGCCGCCGAACTGGATTTGTACATCCGGTTTCTGGAAAGTCATGCTGGCTCGCAGTTTTCACAGGTGGTGACCGACAGTATCCAACAGGCGATTACTGACCCCATCGAATCGATCGGCAGTCAAATGGTGAGAATGATCCGCCCCTCCAACTGA
- a CDS encoding lysozyme-like domain containing protein — protein sequence MSKRKKRLNVWKSRFKWFGMPTLGLLVATWATLQFSLLAPDPPLRQDNVCEIFREHPVWYDYAKASQEKWGTPIATQMAFVYYESSFRSHARPPRTRLWGFIPWSRPTTAYGYAQALDPAWGEYLEDTGDGLFVVRTHMEHALDFVGWYNHLTNRKLGVSFYSPQKLYLAYHEGRTGYARRSYDAKPEVIDLASRVQTRAFRYDHQLNTCEQEFQCWRWYQFWPFCG from the coding sequence ATGAGTAAGCGCAAAAAACGTCTTAATGTCTGGAAGTCGAGATTCAAGTGGTTTGGAATGCCAACCCTCGGACTGCTGGTCGCCACCTGGGCCACCCTGCAATTCAGTTTGCTGGCCCCCGACCCGCCACTGCGGCAGGACAATGTCTGCGAGATCTTCCGTGAACATCCGGTCTGGTACGATTATGCCAAAGCCTCGCAAGAGAAATGGGGCACGCCCATCGCAACCCAGATGGCATTCGTGTACTACGAGTCATCATTCCGCAGCCACGCCAGACCGCCACGAACCAGGCTCTGGGGATTCATTCCCTGGAGCCGGCCCACGACCGCCTACGGCTATGCCCAGGCACTGGATCCCGCGTGGGGCGAGTACCTGGAAGACACCGGCGACGGTCTGTTTGTCGTGCGAACCCATATGGAACACGCCCTCGACTTTGTCGGCTGGTACAACCACCTGACCAACCGCAAGCTGGGCGTTTCTTTCTACAGTCCGCAAAAGCTGTATCTGGCCTATCACGAGGGCAGAACCGGCTATGCACGCCGGAGTTACGATGCCAAGCCTGAAGTGATCGACCTTGCCTCCCGGGTGCAAACCCGCGCATTCCGCTACGACCACCAGCTCAACACCTGTGAGCAGGAATTCCAGTGCTGGCGCTGGTACCAGTTCTGGCCATTCTGTGGCTAG
- a CDS encoding LysR family transcriptional regulator — protein MDWDYLRYIHALAIGGTLAKAGEILGVHQTTVLRRLDQMEESLGVQFFERNRDGLQLTPVGETAFREAARLSTEMENLERKLVGQDSAPVGKVRLAAEDPMMNELLSPILAELVREFPDIELEVLTDNDVANLSHREADLTLRPENKPQATLEGERIAAVESAVYGSAQYCRRNRDMDVENRPEGCVWIIPDETFSHLATGRWYRKHLKHVSSVIRCNSLQSMHALARAGAGLAVLPCYLGESTRELRRLSDPLEGESVDLWLHVNQDTQQMARVRIVMEYLVDRLQSLESVIEISSTF, from the coding sequence ATGGACTGGGATTATCTTCGATACATACATGCGCTGGCAATAGGCGGAACACTCGCCAAAGCCGGAGAAATACTGGGTGTACACCAAACCACTGTTTTAAGACGACTTGATCAGATGGAGGAGTCGTTGGGTGTGCAGTTTTTTGAACGCAACAGGGACGGTTTGCAACTTACGCCGGTTGGGGAGACTGCGTTTCGGGAAGCTGCACGCCTGTCCACCGAGATGGAGAATCTCGAACGCAAACTTGTCGGGCAGGACTCGGCTCCGGTGGGAAAGGTACGTCTGGCTGCTGAAGACCCGATGATGAACGAGCTACTCAGCCCGATACTGGCGGAACTGGTGCGGGAGTTCCCGGATATTGAGCTGGAAGTCCTGACGGATAACGATGTGGCCAATCTGAGTCACCGGGAAGCGGACCTGACCCTGCGCCCGGAGAACAAACCCCAGGCAACGCTTGAAGGCGAACGCATTGCCGCCGTTGAGTCGGCCGTCTATGGCTCGGCACAATACTGCCGCCGCAATCGTGATATGGACGTTGAAAATCGCCCGGAAGGGTGTGTCTGGATTATCCCCGATGAGACCTTCAGCCATCTGGCGACCGGTCGCTGGTATCGCAAGCATCTGAAGCATGTGTCATCGGTTATACGCTGCAACAGTCTGCAGTCCATGCATGCCCTGGCCAGGGCGGGCGCCGGTCTTGCGGTGTTGCCCTGCTACCTGGGGGAAAGCACGCGGGAGCTGCGGCGCCTGTCCGATCCTCTGGAAGGGGAAAGCGTGGACCTGTGGCTTCACGTCAATCAGGACACCCAGCAAATGGCCCGGGTTCGTATCGTGATGGAATACCTGGTGGACCGCCTCCAGTCCCTGGAGTCGGTGATTGAGATTAGCAGCACGTTTTAG
- a CDS encoding AMP-binding protein — MAVDREKQTSLHCLYYWARQTPDSVYLTQPFPDGQVEDITWKQAADQVSRMVSHLNSLGLPERSNIAILGKNSAHWILSDLAIWGAGHVSVPLYPTLNGDTAAYVLEHSEAKLLFLGKLDGTADGWNDIKGHLPEDLPIISLPLSPRDDTPKWLDIIAQCEPAEPDLPAPDDLATIVYTSGSTGRPKGVMHSFRTMISVADGLQQLFPVNSDERMLSYLPLAHVAERAAVETQSLYYGFHLYFANSLDTFQEDLQRARPTLFFSVPRLWMKFYLGVNAKLPPKKQKLLFNIPILNGLVKKKVLRQLGLDHCRAALTGAAPLSAEIIDWYRGLGLELLEVYGMSENFGYSHANRPGQAKVGTVGMANPGVEHRLGEGGEVEVKSPGQMLGYYRNEEKTREDVTDDGFLKTGDMGEIDSDGCLRITGRVKDLFKTSKGKYVVPVPIENRFNHPKAEVVCVAGANQPQPCLMVLLSDEAREELEAGGSRAELEQELAHELDAVNALCEGHEKLAFVVVVKEPWTMENGMLTPTMKIKRNVIENYYTRKMDEWFGQKAKVVWEF, encoded by the coding sequence ATGGCTGTAGACCGCGAGAAGCAGACATCACTCCATTGCCTGTACTACTGGGCCAGACAAACCCCGGACAGTGTATACCTGACTCAACCGTTTCCCGATGGCCAGGTTGAGGACATCACCTGGAAACAGGCGGCCGACCAGGTGTCGCGCATGGTCTCCCATCTGAACAGTCTTGGCCTGCCCGAGCGTAGCAATATCGCCATCCTGGGGAAGAACAGCGCCCACTGGATTCTGTCCGACCTGGCTATCTGGGGGGCAGGCCATGTCTCCGTGCCCCTTTATCCGACCCTGAACGGTGACACCGCTGCCTATGTCCTGGAGCATAGTGAGGCGAAGCTGTTGTTCCTTGGCAAACTCGATGGCACGGCCGACGGCTGGAACGATATCAAGGGACACCTCCCGGAAGATTTGCCGATCATCTCCCTGCCACTCTCCCCGCGGGATGACACGCCGAAGTGGCTGGATATCATTGCCCAATGTGAGCCGGCAGAGCCGGATTTGCCAGCCCCGGACGATCTCGCCACCATTGTTTACACTTCTGGCAGTACCGGGCGCCCGAAGGGCGTTATGCACAGTTTTCGCACCATGATTTCAGTGGCTGATGGTCTTCAGCAGCTGTTTCCGGTGAATTCCGATGAACGCATGCTGTCCTACCTGCCGCTGGCCCATGTCGCGGAACGGGCGGCGGTGGAAACCCAGTCGCTTTACTATGGTTTCCATCTGTATTTCGCCAACTCGCTGGATACCTTCCAGGAAGATCTGCAGAGGGCCCGCCCGACGTTGTTTTTCTCGGTGCCACGTTTATGGATGAAGTTCTACCTGGGTGTTAACGCCAAACTGCCTCCCAAGAAGCAGAAGCTGCTGTTCAATATTCCGATTCTTAACGGCCTGGTGAAGAAAAAGGTGCTCAGGCAGCTTGGGCTGGATCACTGTCGTGCCGCATTGACCGGCGCGGCTCCCCTGTCAGCGGAGATTATTGACTGGTATCGCGGTCTTGGCCTGGAATTGCTGGAGGTCTACGGCATGTCGGAGAACTTCGGCTACTCCCATGCCAACCGGCCTGGCCAGGCGAAAGTCGGTACTGTTGGCATGGCCAACCCTGGTGTGGAACACCGTTTGGGGGAAGGTGGTGAAGTCGAGGTCAAGAGCCCGGGGCAGATGCTGGGGTATTACAGGAACGAAGAGAAAACCCGGGAAGACGTTACCGATGATGGTTTCCTGAAAACCGGTGACATGGGGGAGATCGATAGTGACGGTTGCCTGCGCATTACCGGTCGGGTGAAAGACCTGTTCAAGACGTCGAAGGGCAAGTATGTGGTGCCTGTGCCGATCGAGAACCGTTTCAATCACCCGAAGGCGGAAGTGGTGTGTGTCGCGGGCGCCAACCAGCCACAGCCGTGTCTGATGGTGTTGCTGTCAGACGAGGCGAGGGAAGAGCTGGAAGCCGGCGGCAGTCGTGCCGAACTTGAACAGGAATTGGCACATGAACTGGATGCGGTGAATGCGCTGTGCGAAGGGCATGAAAAGCTGGCGTTTGTTGTCGTGGTGAAAGAGCCGTGGACCATGGAGAATGGCATGCTCACACCGACCATGAAGATTAAACGCAACGTGATCGAGAACTACTACACCCGGAAAATGGACGAGTGGTTCGGCCAGAAGGCCAAAGTAGTCTGGGAGTTCTGA
- a CDS encoding glutathione S-transferase family protein, which produces MQELVLYHYAMSPFSEKTRAMLGYADLDWQSVTVREMPPRPTLEAIAGGYRKIPVAQNGADIFCDSRSIAVEIARLSGRNELILEQQSADVQAFVREADLSLFLACVIAASDGRMLKKLIKETSLLNAFRFLKDRINMGRKARVKAVRGPEAKALVLDHMANMESMLEQDFLFGDSPCIADFSAYHGLWFVCDLAGKPWLRDYPRVRDWMTRMKAFGHGRPSDITEDQALDMARNSIPRDLDNDSPHPLIGQTVVVAPDDYGREPVQGVLVFGDDNAIILAREHPRTGVLHVHFPTQGFTMSPA; this is translated from the coding sequence ATGCAAGAACTTGTCCTCTACCATTACGCCATGTCTCCGTTCTCGGAGAAAACCCGGGCCATGCTCGGCTACGCAGATCTTGACTGGCAATCAGTCACTGTCAGGGAAATGCCTCCACGACCCACACTTGAAGCCATCGCCGGCGGCTACCGCAAGATTCCGGTGGCCCAGAACGGGGCCGACATATTCTGCGATAGCCGGAGCATCGCCGTTGAAATCGCCCGTCTGAGTGGCCGCAATGAACTGATTCTTGAGCAACAATCCGCCGATGTTCAGGCCTTTGTCAGGGAAGCGGACCTCAGCCTGTTTCTGGCTTGTGTCATCGCCGCCAGTGATGGCCGTATGCTGAAAAAACTGATCAAAGAGACCTCCCTGCTGAATGCCTTCCGCTTCCTGAAGGACCGCATCAATATGGGCCGAAAGGCGCGGGTGAAAGCGGTCAGAGGGCCGGAAGCCAAGGCATTGGTTCTCGACCACATGGCAAACATGGAATCCATGCTGGAGCAGGACTTCCTGTTTGGCGACTCGCCCTGCATTGCCGATTTTTCCGCCTATCACGGCCTCTGGTTTGTGTGCGACCTGGCCGGCAAGCCCTGGCTCAGGGACTACCCCCGCGTCCGGGACTGGATGACTCGCATGAAGGCGTTCGGTCATGGCCGCCCCTCTGACATTACTGAGGATCAGGCCCTGGACATGGCCAGAAATTCGATCCCCCGGGATCTTGACAACGACTCCCCACACCCCCTGATCGGGCAGACCGTTGTCGTAGCACCCGACGACTATGGCCGGGAACCGGTGCAGGGCGTGCTGGTTTTCGGAGATGATAACGCCATCATCCTGGCGCGCGAGCACCCACGAACGGGTGTGCTTCATGTTCACTTCCCCACACAGGGCTTTACCATGTCCCCTGCGTGA
- a CDS encoding YebG family protein, with the protein MAVQALYYSERDGLEMALKHPDTLLFSSKADADARDKVLELAEEITQFLQARVEGLDEHLAEKAALAIAEEKDLFGKALKKPSLLNQSTLPE; encoded by the coding sequence ATGGCTGTACAAGCACTGTATTACTCGGAAAGGGATGGACTGGAGATGGCGCTGAAACACCCGGATACCCTGCTGTTCTCATCCAAGGCGGACGCCGATGCCAGAGACAAGGTTCTCGAACTGGCGGAGGAAATCACCCAGTTCCTGCAGGCGCGGGTTGAAGGCCTGGATGAACACCTGGCGGAGAAAGCGGCGCTGGCCATCGCCGAAGAAAAGGACCTGTTTGGCAAAGCCCTGAAGAAGCCGTCACTGCTGAACCAGAGTACCCTTCCAGAATAG
- a CDS encoding Lrp/AsnC family transcriptional regulator, with amino-acid sequence MIGKQDQKLLLLLRQNARTSISDLARALHLSRSTVQNRLGRLESSGVIKGYSVQLGDAYAANQVEAHVSIKVYQKLTARTNASLESISQVSQLFSVSGEYDLIAIVQAQSLEELSKVLDDIGNLEGVERTNSAVVLETRFRR; translated from the coding sequence ATGATAGGAAAGCAGGATCAGAAGTTGTTGCTGTTACTGCGGCAGAACGCACGAACGAGCATTTCCGACCTGGCGCGTGCGCTCCATTTATCGCGGTCAACGGTCCAGAACCGTCTCGGGCGTCTGGAGAGCAGTGGGGTGATCAAGGGCTATTCCGTGCAGTTGGGGGATGCCTATGCTGCCAATCAGGTTGAAGCCCACGTGTCGATCAAGGTCTATCAAAAGCTGACAGCCAGAACCAACGCTTCGCTGGAAAGTATCAGCCAGGTATCGCAGCTTTTTTCAGTAAGCGGGGAGTACGATCTGATTGCGATCGTGCAGGCTCAATCGCTGGAGGAGTTGAGCAAGGTGCTGGATGACATTGGCAATCTGGAAGGGGTTGAGCGAACCAACTCGGCGGTGGTGCTGGAAACCCGGTTTCGGCGCTAG
- a CDS encoding arginine N-succinyltransferase, whose amino-acid sequence MIIRPIEYQDLPALRAIARESGPGFTSLVDDPEYLDSKLRHTIDSFQRKLYQPGDEHYLFVLEDETTGDIMGTTGIEASAGHDRPLCHFRRETDPASLSGSERLTRCSHYTGCTEICSLYLRPRYRRANAGKLLSKVRFLFMAQNPHRFSATIIAEMRGVSDANGQSPFWNWLKTRAGNLDFATVTRLAGTATPELLDTLLPDGPLPMAAMPPAARQVIGQVHEQTRPALKMLIAEGFRHTGFVDLFDAGPTVEAQLHEITSIRRSSLCRVQVVDDSMPAITRNQTGNRDNAMLIANTAVSDFRATITHAAAWLPHHNLLSVPASLARKLGLSDGSMTRFLSLAAIGKAETTIHPNSPEVLYAH is encoded by the coding sequence ATGATTATTCGCCCAATCGAGTACCAGGATCTGCCAGCACTGCGCGCGATTGCACGTGAATCCGGCCCCGGTTTCACGTCTCTGGTTGATGATCCGGAGTATCTGGACAGCAAGCTTCGGCACACCATCGACAGTTTCCAACGGAAGCTTTACCAGCCTGGCGATGAACACTACCTTTTTGTCCTGGAAGATGAGACAACGGGCGATATTATGGGCACAACCGGTATTGAAGCTTCCGCAGGGCATGACAGGCCACTCTGCCACTTCAGGAGGGAAACCGACCCCGCCTCTCTCTCAGGGAGTGAACGGCTCACCCGTTGTTCCCATTACACCGGCTGTACAGAAATCTGCAGCCTCTACCTGCGCCCCCGATATCGCCGGGCCAACGCCGGCAAGCTGCTGTCGAAAGTACGGTTCCTGTTCATGGCCCAGAATCCGCATCGATTTTCCGCCACCATCATTGCCGAGATGCGGGGTGTCTCCGATGCCAATGGCCAGTCTCCTTTCTGGAACTGGCTGAAAACCCGGGCAGGCAACCTGGACTTTGCCACCGTCACCCGACTTGCAGGCACCGCCACGCCCGAGCTTTTGGACACCCTGCTGCCGGACGGACCGCTGCCCATGGCGGCGATGCCTCCGGCAGCGCGCCAGGTGATAGGCCAGGTTCACGAGCAGACAAGGCCCGCACTGAAGATGCTGATAGCAGAGGGTTTCCGGCACACCGGTTTCGTCGACCTGTTTGATGCAGGCCCCACGGTGGAGGCACAACTGCACGAGATCACCAGTATCAGACGCTCCAGTCTGTGCCGGGTTCAGGTGGTTGATGACTCCATGCCCGCGATTACCCGCAATCAAACGGGCAACCGTGATAATGCCATGTTGATTGCCAACACCGCTGTTTCGGATTTCCGCGCCACGATCACCCACGCAGCGGCCTGGCTGCCCCATCACAATCTGCTCTCAGTGCCGGCATCCCTGGCCCGGAAACTGGGGCTGTCGGACGGCAGCATGACCCGCTTTTTGTCACTGGCCGCCATTGGCAAAGCCGAAACCACTATCCACCCCAACTCACCGGAGGTCCTGTATGCACACTGA
- a CDS encoding DUF1338 domain-containing protein, which yields MHTDRNTLFQHLWDTYRQVTPSAEEIHRILGAAEGQTIVNDHIALRTFNLSPVGLDALAEHFTSLGYYQGGEYHFEAKKLYARHYEHPDPLAPKVFISELLTEQCSNELQVIANELVSQVNPDDVQADNFLYSGRHWNVDYATYETLLQESEYAAWLAAWGFRANHFTVSINQLSQYQTVAEINQLLKDNGYRVNRSGGEIKGSPQDLLEQSSTMADRVPVRFSDRTEAIPSCFYEFALRYPDASGKLYPGFVAASADKIFESTNATG from the coding sequence ATGCACACTGACCGGAACACACTGTTTCAACATCTGTGGGACACCTACCGCCAGGTAACACCCTCGGCTGAGGAAATACACAGGATCCTTGGCGCGGCGGAAGGTCAGACCATCGTCAATGACCACATAGCCCTGCGTACCTTCAACCTGTCACCCGTTGGCCTGGATGCACTGGCGGAACACTTCACGTCTCTCGGTTACTACCAGGGCGGGGAATACCATTTCGAGGCGAAAAAACTCTACGCCCGACATTATGAACACCCGGACCCGTTAGCCCCGAAAGTCTTCATCTCGGAACTCCTGACCGAGCAGTGCTCAAATGAGTTACAGGTTATTGCCAATGAACTGGTGTCACAAGTCAACCCTGACGACGTTCAGGCGGACAACTTCCTGTACTCGGGACGACACTGGAACGTGGACTACGCCACCTATGAGACCCTGCTGCAGGAAAGCGAGTACGCAGCATGGCTGGCCGCCTGGGGCTTCCGTGCCAACCACTTTACCGTCAGCATCAACCAGCTCAGCCAGTACCAGACGGTGGCCGAGATCAATCAGTTGCTGAAAGACAACGGCTATCGGGTTAACCGTTCCGGCGGAGAGATCAAAGGCTCACCGCAAGACCTTCTGGAGCAGTCCTCTACCATGGCGGACAGGGTGCCGGTCCGTTTTTCCGACCGCACTGAAGCCATTCCGAGCTGCTTCTATGAATTTGCACTGCGTTATCCCGATGCCAGTGGCAAACTGTATCCGGGCTTTGTAGCCGCCTCTGCGGACAAGATCTTTGAGAGCACCAATGCAACGGGCTAA
- a CDS encoding protein-L-isoaspartate(D-aspartate) O-methyltransferase: MNEPDFTARRMAMVEYQVQGRGITSTLVTEAMRRVRRERFVPEDMQLLAYEDGPLGIGEGQTISQPYVVALMIDALNLQGGEKVLDVGTGSGYGAAVLGCIAGEVFGVERLPTLAARARDVLRAEGFSNVHVYCGDGTLGMPEVAPFDGIVVAAGGPSVPQALKDQLTIGGRLVMPVGGEHISQDLVRITRVSASEYESESLGGVRFVPLLGAQGWPEEFG, from the coding sequence ATGAACGAGCCCGATTTTACTGCGCGCAGGATGGCGATGGTGGAATATCAGGTCCAGGGCAGGGGGATTACCTCAACCCTGGTGACTGAGGCTATGCGTCGTGTCCGGCGGGAGCGGTTTGTACCAGAAGATATGCAACTGTTGGCTTATGAGGACGGCCCGCTGGGGATTGGGGAGGGGCAGACCATTTCCCAGCCCTATGTGGTGGCTTTGATGATTGATGCTCTCAATCTTCAGGGGGGAGAAAAAGTGCTCGATGTGGGCACGGGGTCTGGCTATGGGGCGGCGGTGCTGGGCTGTATCGCCGGTGAGGTTTTCGGCGTCGAGCGACTGCCGACCCTTGCTGCACGTGCCCGCGATGTATTGCGCGCAGAGGGGTTCAGCAACGTTCATGTTTATTGCGGTGATGGCACCCTCGGGATGCCGGAGGTGGCGCCTTTTGATGGCATTGTCGTTGCCGCCGGCGGCCCGTCGGTCCCGCAGGCATTGAAAGACCAACTGACCATCGGTGGACGCTTGGTCATGCCTGTTGGCGGCGAGCACATCAGTCAGGATCTTGTTCGTATCACCCGGGTGTCAGCATCCGAATACGAGAGCGAAAGCCTGGGTGGGGTACGATTCGTCCCCCTTCTCGGAGCACAGGGCTGGCCGGAAGAATTTGGCTAG